The Coffea arabica cultivar ET-39 chromosome 2c, Coffea Arabica ET-39 HiFi, whole genome shotgun sequence genome includes the window CATAATCACTTCAAAAATTATAATTATCTAACTTATTTGCTAAGTTTTCCATAGCTTGCAGTTTTTCTTCGTTGTGTTGAATACGGTGGAACTTGAGAGTCCGACATTGATTCTGTTGATGCAACATTTTCTTGTTGGTCGACGAAATCAAAATCCTTCCTTATCTCCGACGGAGTTTTTGAGCATCCATAACCCATACCAAGGTTATACTACCCCGATGTGTAGTGATTTCCCATATTTGGATTAAAATAAGTAGGTGGAGGATACATGAGAATTGGGTATGAAAAATTTGGTAGATTGTGGAAATTTGATGGATAGTTGGAAATGGATAAATTTACTGGATATACATAAATTTGCACATTTGTAGGAATACCAGAAAATGggtaatttggaaaattttggtgGTTTTGAGTTTGCGAGGAGgatgaattttctatatttgGAGCATTTAACATATTTGTGAAACTACTAAAATTCTTATCCATAATCACAAActattgaaattttaaaaaattgtgcAAAGAAGTTGAGGAAAATGAATgagagaataaaagaaataatagaGTAGGATAGTaagatatgaaaaaaaaaaggaatgtgtTGTGTTTATATAGAGAATTAAAACATAACCATTGGAAAAAAATGAACGTTGCTAACTTTCCCTTACCGGTATAAATCTTGTCCGTTGTGCCTTCAAAAAAATTagacttttaaaaaaattggtCTAAAGGCACTCGTCCACCCATTACGCATATCATCATAATGATGCATGTAATGGGAATTATACGGCCACACATTGTGGCCGTGTACAATGATGGAGCCAAgggggggcagaggggggccatggccccccctaagttttgagaattttaattcataatatgtaaatatgtgtgtaaaataaaattagcCCCCCCCccctaaattttttcaattttagtttatattatgagagttgatatatatatatatatatatgaattagtcaTCTTTGAATGGAATGGCTTGCAATCTTTAATTTGCCATGAATGTCCATATGCCTATTACATTCATTGTTTGGGTCATAGGTTTCAACTTGCTTTAGTTGCAGTTTCTAGAGAAGTAGCTTCTGTTCACCAATTCTTCTCCAATTTAGTTTTCATTATCAACATTGTTATTGCATCTAACAAACGTAATGATGAATTAAAGGAGGCTCAAACAATTGAAGTTGCTACTAAGATTGCTAATGATGAACTTGAAACTGGAAGGGAGCTTAATCAAATTGGCACTTTAAAACGAGCTGGAGATACTCGTTGGGGTTCTCATTTGGATTCTATTTCTAGTTTACTGAAAATGTTCAATGCTACTTGTGTGTTTTTAAGTAACATTGCAGCAGATGGAGGTTCATACTCTTAACGTGGAGATGCAAATTTTGCTTTGAATCAGTTGTTatcctttaagtttgttttcacTTTGCATCTTATGAAAGACATTATGGAAATTACTCATCTTCTTTGTATAGCATTACAACATAAATCTCAAGATATTTTGAATGAAATGCATCTTGTCTCAAGCACAACAAAGCTACTGAAGAATTTTCGAGATTTGGGATGGGATGATTTCTTGATGAAAGTTAAATTATTTTGTGAGCAACATCAAATTGATATCTCATGTATGAATGCTCAATATATTGCAAGACGTGGTAGATCTCGAAGTCATCATGATGAGATTAGTGTGGAGTATTATTATCGAGTGGATAGATTTCTTGCCACAATTGATTATCAATTGCAAGAGTTACATAGCAGGTTTAATGATCATACCGTGGAATTGCTTATTTTGAGTACTGCTTTAGATCCTAGAAATGCTATTCAAGATTGATGATATTTGTAAACTTGCAGAGAAATTCTATCCgaatgattttatggagcaagaaCTAGTACGTCTAAGAATAGAACTTCAACATTTTGAGTTCGACATTCCAAATCATCCTAAATTGCAAGAATTATCTGGTATTAATGAGTTATGTCAAGGCTTAGTGAAGACAAGAAAATCAGTGATATATCCTATTATTGATAGATTGATTAGACTTGTTTTTACTTTTCCTGTATCAACTGCAACTTCAGAGCGggtattttcaattatgaaaataatcaaggcaaagctccaaaacaagatggaagataatttcttgaatgattgtctaactgtgtatatagaaaaggaagttgttgaaaaatttagcagtgattcaatcatagatgaatttagttctatgaaagagCGTAGAGCTCAATTTACTTCTAAGAAAAGATGTTGAAATTTCAAAGTAtgctaacataacttttatctttttttaattgaaaatagttacatttatattacaaggttatatatatatatatatatatatatatatatatatatatatatatatatatatatatatatatatattgcataggtgacatattggagagcatcttctcataatgtgcaaattggatggtttgtgatgttataagatatttaatcaaaggttatcttttttgttaatttttgttatgactgTACCGTATATTTATgaatagacatacctttataattaaatttaatatttgatatttttagatgtcatatatttaaatagaagaaaattattttgaacataatttattaagataattttattaggaaaaaattttggctcccaaaaaaaaaaaatcctagctCCGTCATTGGCCGTGTAATGGACCCATGTCATAGCAGGTATTACACGCATCATTGTGGTCATGTAATGGACTCATATCATCACAGGTATTACACGCATCATTACACTCCATTGTGGACGTCCTTAGTGCCAATAGGAGTGTCGGCGTTTGGGTTTTTGTGAGATAAGTCAATGACTCGTTTGTCGTTGCATTGTGTTTTAGTTGGTCAAAAAAAGACCATTTCGGTTCCTTTAGAATTTTCATCAATTTAGTCCCTTATACGTATCAATCTCTACCAATTCTGTTCCTCatctttaaaaaataaagttaatGTAAGACCTTtaccaaaaaattcaaaaagggGAACGGAAGAGGTCCAGTGTACAGCATATGCACAAATAAAATGACCATTTTGACATTTTATCTTTGGGGTTGTGTTGATTAGTATTCTTGATATCCCACTGTCTACCAATGTAAGGTCTAATCTCTACAAAGTAAAACCGATGTAGAGcttttatttggaaatcaaaGAACTGTAATGGACTTGGTTCCAATGTAAACTCTAATCTCTATGATTTTTGGCTTGCAGTTTCCCAAAATCCTCTATTAGAGGTTTtaaattcatgaaattccatTCGATGCCTTCAATATCAATATTATAGATGTTGTAAATGTCGAAATAAAGGGCTAAACGGAACTTTATGAATTAATATGTTGATAATTGGGAATTTGGAAAAATCGTAAGCGGAAAATTGATGAAATAGCTATTTGAGTTTGtggaaatttttttattctGCTCCTTTAGTCTTAACAATACGTTTGCCATACACAAGACCGACTCATTAGCATTCTCAAATCTTTCATGAAAGAGATACAGTTTTAATTTCTGATGTTTGGCCTATATGTCAAATTATTCCTTAATGTTTTAACCAAAACAAATTTAGTCCCCAAAGTTTTATTTTAGACACATCAGGACACTTTGCAGAAATTTAAAAGTGACTaacaatcaaaatcaaattgctGCTTGTCAAAAGCTTTGATGATTTATTTTTGGTCCCTAATGTTTTAAGTTTCGATCAATATGGACTCTTATATTTTAAGTCGTTATAATTAGCATTTTAATATCACaaaatattaattaattaaatatatGATATATGTGCTCCTAAATCTCtataaattttccaaaaacactTTTATATCGGCACAATATCGCTGTTTAACCTAAAGAGTATCTCTTCATTAATTGTGTAAGTTACAATTTGATAACAATATGCATATGacatataaataaaaattagtaaaagaaaaggagaaaaagttaTAGTTTTAATACATAATGTCATTAATTACCGCTACACAAATTCTTGCATGAGTAGAAAAAATATCTTCAAACGGTTGCGTTTAGTAATTGTGATTATAAAAAATAGTGAACATAAGTACATAAAGtgttttttagaaatttttgaaaaaatagagcTTATAATTTTTTGTCATTTCTACCTATTGAAATTCAATGTTCCAAATAATAAAGTTTTAGCTTTTTTTACTATTGTGTATcttgataattttattgaatgattcaaataattttacaaaatatcAACTTCATCTCAAACTCAAATGAGAACCTTTTAATATGGGAGAAAAAAGGACAATCAACCTAATTTTAATGGAGTAtttattccttatatttttaaaggGATATTTAATTAACTATTGAATGATCAATACAagcaaaaaaatgataaaactcattattaattaattattaaataatgaaaaataacatATATTGCCAAGTTTGAGACTAGCTATGGAAAAGAGAAGAAGCCTATGAGAAATTAGTGGAATGAATTAAAGAACgacaaaaaattaattatcCTTTGAATTTTTAACACAATTTTCATTCTAAAATCCTCAATATTGTTGTTTAAAATTTAAGAGACTATAATGATCCGAATTCGAAACTTTGGGGACCAAAAATGCAAACTCGAAGATGTTGATCCTCAAAGTTTGGGTTGTTGATCATTTTCATCCTTAAAGTTTCATccaaaacacatttcatcctcaaagttacgtaattttggccaattaaggacaattgacgGGAATTGGCAAATTTATTGTTAGAACCAACTGtaaaacccaacaaaaaatgGGTAAAACCGAATGGAGAAAACCGAATGGAGACACGTTTCACAGCAGACGCTAAAATACAAAGGGGTCAGTCACCAAGGTCATGGCAAAACCTATGCAGAACCCTAGAAAAGTCAGTAGCTCTCTTTCCTATGTTATTGATCCCTCCATCTTGGACTTGGGATCACGAAAAATCCAGATGGGGACAAAGGAAACCCATAACTAGGAGAAGGAGGCACTTGAGGCCCAGGGCCTAGTATCCCTGACTGAGCCATGGGAGAAAAtgagaaattaggagtcattggAGGAGGATGCTGAAAACCAGGAGAAAGCAATGCATACGGTGATCTAGGAGAAAACAAATTTAAGAAACCAGTTGGCGATGGCAAAAGAAACTGAGAAGTTGGGGAAGGCAAAAGTAGAGGTGGACCGTTTGTTCGGGGTGAAGGAAGAGAGGGTGGAGGACCATTCATCCTAGGAGATGGAAAAGGAGGAGGACTGTTCATCCGAGGAGATGGAAGTGGTGGAGGCATGTTCATTCTTGGAGATGAGAGAGGTGGCATATGCGGATTAGGAAGTAAACCAGAAGCAGATGGCTGAGCTTGATTTGGACCAGGACCTTGAGGTATTGACTGGGGAAAAGGTTGCCTTGGCCCTGAATCTATGATTGAATTTTGAAGGTATCGCATGTAAGCTGATATAGGAGACTCAGCTGTGTTTGGCCAAGCATCACCAGGAGAGAAAGGTGGCAACATAGTTGGTGATGGTTGGCCATACTAGGGGAGAGGAGGTCTTGTGAAGTTGTTGTTGTATGGAACACTGGCTGGAGGCTGTGCGGGAGCTGGCACTGGTACAGGAGGCTGCATTGCCATAGGAGTTCGATTTATTGGTGTCAAGGGCGGTGGCCGAATCTTCTGCAACCACATACTTACAGGTTTGGGGGGATTTTGGGGAGGCCTAGGAGCAGGTGGTTCTTGATTATGCGAAAGTGAACCAGTTAACTGTTGCACTATGTTCCGAAAATcatttttattaatattatacacCTAACGCTGAGGTTGCTGCTTGGCAGTatttagggatggcaatggggcggggttGTCCCCGCtcgccccgccccgccccgtttcccccgcggggctaataaaaatttgttatataattttattatggttaaattttagcaaataatcaagtagtaaaatatcaacacatcatcaaattattattaattgtcattttacaattgaaacttataaaaacaatcaaacaaaaattatttgaatacaatccaacatgatgaaataaatataactaaagtagtcaagttttcacttttgatacaaatacaatcactaattcattattgtacttgtgctttttttaagaaaaaaatattattgtattaagtataattagggatttagtataaatgtattaataaatttagtataaccaattaataatttgtattagtacacatatataattattagtataattaataatatcaattatattatatatactaatagacatcatataatacatataactaataatatcattatcataactttgtaactaattaaattatatattatatatataattatatacctatatatattttatatatttatttttttaaagcgggtggcggggcgggggtacACTCTCCTACCCCCTCgcccccccgccccgtttctaagcggggggaaaaaattccccctgACCCCACCCCAACCCCCTCCCTATTAGCCCCTCGCGGGGCGGCTGCCCGCGGtcacccgcccccattgccatccctagcaGTATTAGTAAAATTGGGTTGGTGCATTAGACTCTTCTTTATGTTCTTCCCTATCTTGTTCACACCCAAATGATTCGTATGCCGATTCATCTGCCTATTGGTATTATCCATAGCAACACCTCGAACCGACCAACAAATTCAAAATAGTGCAAgctcaaatttcttttcttcttcagctAGTGAATCCAACAATTACCATCTTAAGCATCAAAACACCACCTGATGCTCAAACCAAAGTAAAACTCAAAACTTTTGtgtattgattttgatgatgttTTTACAGGGATGAAGATTAAGACAGACACACCTCTTGCCAAGAAGGCACGAGGAGTTATGGAATTTTTGCTGATGAATCATTCGTTGGATTGCCCAATTTGTGATCAAGGTTGGGAATGTGGCTCCATCTTTTGTTGGGTTTACAGTTGGTTCTAACGATAAATTTGCTAATTCCCGTCAATTGTTcttaattggccaaaattacgtaactttgaggatgaaatgtgttttggGTGAAACTTTAAGGATGAAATTGGTCAACAAcccaaactttgaggatgaaaagtgcatttttcccaTTGTTTTAAGTGTgcctaaaatttgaaaattttgactagTACCAATTTGTTTTGGTCAAACCATTAGGGATCAATTAAGCACACAAGCCAAACATTAGGGACTAAATGCCATTTTTCCAATCTTCTATTAAAAGTTGTACATTGACTTTATTTTATGGAGTTATGGTATAAATGAGTAGGTGATGATACTTATAATGGATTAAATTGGATATTGTTTCAGAGATAATAGAGTTATAAAATGGTAATGTCTAATGTGTCATGTACGTGACTAATCTTGTTTGAATTTTCTAATATTCCATTAGAGATCCTACATTAACTTTATTTCATAAAAATGGGGGTCTAATAAGagaccaaaaattgaccaacaCCCTAAATATAAGAGACCAAAAAGGTCATTTTCTGTTATAAATTAGTGTAGCCTCTGTTTTTGAGTAATAAGAGTTGTTCATTTGCCTCGTTACCAATTTCTCCTGAGAATTTTCTTGTGGGTCTATTTTATTGATTGATCTGGGTCCATCAGAATTGACAGCAATCTGTTCTATGATTTCAGCAAAGTCATCAAAATTTGGTCGAAGTACTTTATTACGATCTGAGTGCCGAGGGAAAATTGCAAGAAATGTCCTCTCACATTTTGCAGTTTGACATTCAAGTCtctcaaaaatttgaaaattacttGTTTGGTCGCAATCTCTAGTTGAGACCACATTTTTGTTGGAAAGCATCACGGAACCTAACAACATATGGACTTTAAAGGGGCAAAAGTCAGTTAAAGATTTTAAATCCCCAGATGACCCGACACATTTTGCCAATCCAAAAACAACTTACAATCTATTTCAACGTCTTCATTTGACAAGGAGAATAAGATGGGTATTTTTAAATTTAAGGAGAATAAGATGGGTAGTTAAGATGATTCCCTAGTGAGAGATGGTTAATCAAAAAATCCATTGAAGAGGCTTATCATTCCCATTCATTTATTCCCATTGACCCTGTGCAAATATCATGTATAGGTATAATTGAATTTAAAACCCATAATAGGCGTTGAAACCCACTTACCAAACACCCCCTAACTATTGGCAAGATTTACTTGTTTTTTGTTTGCTACTCTCGATCCGATGAAGGGATCATATTGATTAAATAGGTTTTAGGATTGGAAGGAGGGGGGAGGGGATGAATTGGATGGTATCAGaggagggagtgtaagtgagATGCTCTGCATTCGAGACCTCCCAATtatactaaaaataaaaaaagttgtTGGATCGGCTCAAATGAATGGGTTAGCTAGGGGAAAAAAATTGTAGGATCGACTCAAATAAATGGGTCACCTAGGTGACTTTTTTGACGTTTTTGCTCTCTTAAAGTTGATACCTAATTTGTGCTCCAATCTATTGAGAGCCCATTTAAATACCTGGCCCAATTTGAAACTGGTATTGGATTTGGTCAAGATTGCAATCCAAACTTGAGCCTTGTttagatattttttttaattatcttttcaaCTCATATATACCAAATCGTTATATtacatttatttaattttttttcaaaaatttctaaaaatagcaatccaaacggcCTCTTGATTTTAGTATGAATTAAAGGAAGGATCCATACTTTCTTGTTTCTTTACTCTCTCACCTCTTTTCATACCTTTTTCATCCTCAACTGCTAGACACAAGATTTGAGCTTTGAACGTAACGGTGAGAAAGATTCTAATAACCCCTTTCCTGCCTGGCCACTAGGCCACCCTAGTGGTTCCATACTTATTTATCTGTTGCATTTATTGGGAAACGGGTTTACCTTCCCTTAGAAGAGATAGAGAACCTTGGGTAGGTCAATTAAGGAATCACCTGTCACGGATTGAACTAATGAATCGGTGAATTTAGTAGATTTATTAGAAAGAATGGAAAACTGGGAGAGAAGTAGAGTGAGAGAGaagaatagagagagagagagaaaaatgaaatcaattCCGGTAAAACTCTTCATTTGTTACAAGAAGTGGGTCCCATTTATAGTTGCAAGCTAACGACCGCAACTAACTAAACAATTAGCCAAAACATTGCCGTTCTTCTTAGCAATTGCCCTATTCTCTTAAACGGTGCCGTTCCACCAATTAATTTCCCCAATCCCCTAAATGGTGCCGTTCCAATAATGTGTATTCCTATCTGCTAGACTGACAATCCCTTCCCCTTGCGATCTGACTTGTCCTCAAGTCTgtaaaaatctggaaattgttgctCGATGAAGGCTTTATCTTCCCAGGATGCTTCATCAAAACTGAGGTGATTCCATTTAATCAGGAGTTGTACCACAGGCTGTCCATCACGTAAGATTGCCCTACGCTTCAGGATCATATCTAGTTTAAGGGGGCACAGATCATGCTCGTCCCATTCTGGTAATGTTGTAGACAGTTGTTGGAGAGGACCTACCTTCTTCTTAAGTAAGGATACATGGAAGACCGGATGCACTCTGGCCCCTGCAGGGAGTTTTAGTCTATAAGCTACCTGTCCAATCCTCTCTTCAATCTGGAAGGGACCATAGTACTTGGCAGAAAGCTTCAAGCACTTCCTCACAGATATAGACTGTTGCCTATAAGGTTGCAATTTTAAGAATACCCAGTCCCCTACTACAAATTCTCGCTCCATCCTATgtttatcaacaaaatattTCATCCTATTTTGAGCCTTGGATAAGTGTTCCTTGATGCTATTGGTGATTTTGGCCCTTTCCTGTAATGTCTGAGTTGCAGCAGGTATCACTGAGTCCTGATATGGTCCTAAAGGGAGGGGTGTTGGTTTATAGCCAAACAAGGCTTCGAATGGGGAAAGCTCCAAGCTGGTGTGGTATGCAGAATTGTACCACCATTCTGCAGTCGGTATCCACTTGCTCCACTGAGATGGAAACTCACAAGTCATGCACCTCAGATAGGATTCTAGACACTGATTGAGCCTCTCACTCTGGCCATCTGTCTGAGGGTGGTAGGAAGAAGAATATTTGAGCTGAATTCCCATTAACTTGAACAGTTCCTTCCAGAAACAACTGGTGAACACTCTATCCCTGTCAGTAATAATCGATTCTGGCAATCCATGCAACCTGAAAACATTATCTAGGAACACTTGTGCAACCTGCCTAGCTGAGAAAGGATGTGTTAACAGCAGGAAATGTCCAAACTTAGTGAACCTGTCTATTACAACCAGTATGGTATCATAGCCCTGAGACTTAGGAAGTTTCTCAATAAAGTCCATAGAAATGTGGGACCAATCTTGTTGAGGGATTGGAATGGCTGAAGTAGACCAGGATATGGAAGATGTTCAGATTTGTTTCTTTGGCCCACATCACACTCTCGTACATAGGCAATAACATCCTTCTTGAGCTCAGGCCAGTAAAACAAGGATTTAATCCTATGCCAGCAACTTTTCTGTCTAGAATGTCCCCCCATTGCAGAGTCATGTAGAGCTGAGACCAGTTTGCTCCCGATGTCATTTCCTGTCCCTACGTACAGCATCCCCTGGTATCTGAGTACTCCTTCTGTCAGTGTATAGGATGGTTGAGATGTAGAGTCTAACAGTAACTGGGACATAATCTCTTGGCATTGAGGGTCCCCTTCATAACTCTTTATCAGTTCCTCCATCCAGCCTGGTTTAACAGCAGATAGAGCCAGACAGAAACTAGTATTGCTATCCACTGAGATGTCCTTCCCTTGTCTTCTTGAGAGTGCATCAGCAACCAGATTCTCAGCACCCTTCTTGTATTGGATTTCATAGTCGAATCCCAGTAATTTGGTCAGCCACTTGTGTTGTAGAGCAGTATTGAGTTTCTGGTCCAGTAGATACTTTAGAGACTAGTGATCCGTCCTGATGATGAAGTGATGTCCTACCAGATAATACTTCCACTTAGTGACAGCCATTGCTAGAGCAAGGAGTTCCTTCTCATACATAGATAGTCCCAGGTTCTTGGGGGAGAGTGCCTTGCTCAGAAATGCAATAGGATGGCCTTCTTGCATTAACACAGCCCCTAGACCCTTACCACTAGCATCAGTCTCAATGATGAAAGGTCTACTAAAATCTGGCAGTTTAAGGACTGGTGCCGTGACCATTAGTtcctttaatttctcaaaagagCTCTGAGCACCTTCACTCCATGTGAAGCTATCTTTCTTCAAAAGTTCAGTCAAAGGTTTACATATTTGTCCATAATATTGTATGAACCTCCTATAGTACCCTGTCAATCCCAAA containing:
- the LOC140035598 gene encoding uncharacterized protein, with amino-acid sequence MRIGFQLALVAVSREVASVHQFFSNLVFIINIVIASNKRNDELKEAQTIEVATKIANDELETGRELNQIGTLKRAGDTRWGSHLDSISSLLKMFNATCVFLSNIAADGALQHKSQDILNEMHLVSSTTKLLKNFRDLGWDDFLMKVKLFCEQHQIDISCMNAQYIARRGRSRSHHDEISVEYYYRVDRFLATIDYQLQELHSRFNDHTVELLILSTALDPRNAIQD